In Campylobacter sp. 2014D-0216, the following proteins share a genomic window:
- a CDS encoding polysaccharide deacetylase family protein → MLKKSSLKLFKNYYQELDDDKNIKEFKLLFNYFIKPNFKENILDQITANYWNDDEIFDNLYLNKNELKTMSDNGMLIASHSSTHLSFKTLDLYNQKYELQTSVNFLNSFIKPPIQIFSYPYGENTSYAKRWLKKHNFDFAFSSIPSKDIDYKDLINNPFALRRYDCNEFIHGKASYG, encoded by the coding sequence ATGCTGAAGAAATCCTCCTTAAAACTCTTTAAAAATTATTATCAGGAACTAGACGATGACAAAAATATTAAAGAATTTAAACTTTTATTTAACTATTTCATAAAACCTAATTTTAAAGAAAATATTTTAGATCAAATTACTGCAAACTATTGGAATGATGATGAAATTTTTGATAACTTGTATCTAAATAAAAATGAACTAAAAACAATGAGTGACAACGGTATGCTAATAGCTAGTCATAGCTCCACTCATTTAAGTTTTAAAACACTAGATCTGTATAATCAAAAATACGAATTACAAACCTCCGTAAATTTTTTAAACTCCTTTATAAAACCACCAATACAAATATTTTCCTATCCTTACGGAGAAAACACCTCCTATGCAAAGAGATGGCTTAAGAAGCATAATTTTGACTTTGCTTTTAGCTCCATACCGTCAAAAGATATTGATTATAAAGACTTAATTAACAATCCCTTTGCACTCCGTAGATATGACTGCAATGAATTTATACACGGAAAAGCTAGTTATGGTTGA
- the thiH gene encoding 2-iminoacetate synthase ThiH, giving the protein MRKYPHMQSIESELLAKVLKEVENFDESKFNAFDVKKALAKDYLNIEDLKALLSSAAEDFIEDLAQKSSYVTQRHFGNSISLFTPLYLSNFCNSKCTYCGFQKGNKIKRAKLNEAEIHQEMQEIKKSGLEEILLLTGEGREYASVDYLAKACAIAKEYFKVVGIEVYPMNIDEYALLHDKGCEYVSVYQETYNLKTYSKIHVEGEKSVFEYRFHAQERALKAGMRGVAFGALLGVDDFRKDAFATALHAYFLQQQYPHAEIALSIPRLRPIINNKKIHPKDVSETRLLQVLCAYRLFLPFASITISTRERAGFRDGVVKLGATKMSAGVSVGVGEHQGDKKGDDQFQISDKRTVDEVLAMLKSVNLQAIMSDNIYVG; this is encoded by the coding sequence ATGCGAAAATATCCTCATATGCAAAGCATTGAAAGTGAACTTTTGGCTAAGGTTTTAAAAGAAGTTGAAAATTTTGATGAAAGTAAATTTAATGCTTTTGATGTAAAAAAGGCTTTAGCTAAAGATTATCTTAATATAGAAGATTTAAAAGCTTTGCTTTCAAGTGCAGCAGAAGATTTTATAGAGGATTTAGCACAAAAATCAAGCTATGTTACTCAAAGACACTTTGGAAATTCCATCTCTCTTTTTACACCTTTATATCTTTCTAATTTTTGCAATAGTAAATGTACTTACTGTGGGTTTCAAAAAGGTAATAAAATTAAAAGAGCTAAGCTAAATGAGGCTGAAATTCATCAAGAAATGCAAGAGATTAAAAAAAGTGGTTTGGAAGAAATTTTGCTTCTAACGGGCGAAGGCAGGGAGTATGCAAGTGTAGATTATCTTGCCAAGGCTTGTGCAATAGCAAAAGAGTATTTTAAAGTTGTGGGGATTGAAGTTTATCCCATGAATATAGATGAATATGCACTACTTCATGACAAAGGTTGTGAGTATGTAAGTGTATACCAAGAAACTTATAATCTAAAAACTTATTCTAAAATTCACGTTGAAGGCGAAAAAAGTGTATTTGAATACCGTTTTCATGCGCAAGAAAGAGCTTTAAAAGCGGGTATGAGGGGAGTGGCTTTTGGGGCTTTGCTTGGTGTAGATGATTTTAGAAAAGATGCTTTTGCAACGGCTTTACATGCGTATTTTTTACAGCAACAATATCCTCATGCTGAGATAGCTTTGTCTATTCCTAGATTAAGACCTATCATCAATAATAAAAAAATTCACCCAAAAGATGTAAGCGAGACAAGACTTTTGCAGGTTTTGTGTGCTTATAGGTTGTTTTTGCCTTTTGCGAGTATTACGATTTCTACACGAGAAAGAGCAGGATTTAGAGACGGGGTTGTTAAACTAGGTGCCACTAAAATGAGTGCTGGAGTGAGTGTGGGGGTAGGCGAGCATCAAGGCGATAAAAAAGGCGATGATCAGTTTCAAATCAGCGATAAACGAACTGTAGATGAGGTGCTAGCTATGTTAAAAAGTGTTAATTTACAAGCTATTATGAGTGATAATATTTATGTGGGATAA
- a CDS encoding thiazole synthase has translation MEKLKIGKYEFNSRFILGSGKFSFELIQSAIEEAKVELITLALRRVNDKGIENILDFIPKHIKLLPNTSGARNAKEALRIAKLARELGCGDMIKVEIISDSKYLLPDNYESIKAVELLADEGFTPLVYMYPDLYAARAMVSAGAGAIMPLGAPIGSNKGLKTKEFIQILLNEISLPIIVDAGIGNPAQACEAMQMGVSAVMANTAIAQAKDVAKMARAFALAIEAGHSAYLAGIASENKPSASSPLSGFLRD, from the coding sequence ATGGAAAAATTAAAAATAGGAAAATATGAGTTTAATTCCCGGTTTATTCTAGGTTCTGGAAAATTTTCTTTTGAGTTGATACAATCAGCCATTGAAGAAGCAAAAGTGGAGCTTATCACCTTAGCTTTGCGTAGAGTTAACGATAAAGGCATAGAAAATATACTTGATTTTATCCCAAAACATATTAAACTTTTGCCTAATACTTCGGGTGCAAGAAATGCCAAAGAAGCTTTGCGTATAGCAAAACTTGCAAGAGAGCTTGGCTGTGGAGATATGATCAAGGTTGAGATAATTAGCGACAGTAAATATTTATTACCGGATAATTATGAAAGCATAAAAGCAGTCGAACTTTTAGCAGATGAGGGTTTTACACCTTTAGTTTATATGTATCCTGATTTATATGCTGCGCGTGCTATGGTTAGTGCAGGAGCTGGGGCTATAATGCCTCTTGGAGCTCCCATAGGAAGCAATAAAGGCTTAAAAACCAAAGAATTTATACAAATTTTACTTAATGAAATTAGTTTGCCTATTATCGTAGATGCAGGCATAGGAAATCCTGCGCAAGCTTGTGAAGCGATGCAAATGGGCGTGAGTGCAGTTATGGCAAATACTGCCATAGCTCAGGCTAAAGATGTAGCAAAAATGGCAAGAGCATTTGCTTTGGCTATAGAGGCAGGACATAGTGCATATTTAGCAGGTATAGCAAGTGAAAATAAACCGAGTGCAAGTTCTCCTTTAAGTGGTTTTTTAAGGGATTAA
- a CDS encoding LysE family transporter, with translation MLEAILHGIILGMGVSVPFGPVNILILNTALSSFKNAFCVGLGALSADVFFLILIQFGLLGFANNEIFNKILAVFGFFFLSFMVFLMLRKTRKVDLNKVNKTHPLKGFSKGFLLNITNPYVIGFWVSVAGLSMQSKNSFALLFGLVGFIVFWIFTLSFFVSKFKTLVKNKHIFYINLFSAFILEYFALSMLYKAFIG, from the coding sequence ATGTTAGAGGCGATTTTGCATGGTATTATTTTAGGCATGGGTGTATCTGTGCCTTTTGGGCCCGTGAATATTTTGATCTTAAATACTGCTTTATCTTCTTTTAAAAATGCCTTTTGTGTGGGGCTTGGTGCTTTAAGTGCTGATGTATTTTTTTTGATTTTGATCCAATTTGGACTTTTAGGCTTTGCAAATAATGAAATTTTTAATAAAATACTAGCTGTTTTTGGCTTTTTCTTTTTGAGTTTTATGGTATTTTTAATGCTAAGAAAAACAAGAAAAGTCGATCTTAACAAGGTAAATAAAACCCATCCTTTAAAAGGTTTTAGCAAGGGATTTTTGCTAAACATCACCAATCCTTATGTGATAGGCTTTTGGGTGAGTGTGGCAGGACTTAGCATGCAGAGTAAGAACTCTTTTGCCTTGCTTTTTGGCTTGGTGGGTTTTATTGTGTTTTGGATTTTTACTTTATCATTTTTTGTGTCTAAATTTAAAACCCTTGTGAAAAACAAACATATATTTTACATTAATCTTTTTTCAGCATTTATTTTAGAGTATTTTGCTCTTTCTATGCTGTATAAAGCTTTTATAGGATAA
- a CDS encoding SIR2 family NAD-dependent protein deacylase — protein sequence MKQVMILSGAGLSAPSGIKTFRASGGLWEEHDVMEVCSATGFRKNPKKVLEFYNKRRKELANVKPNHAHNIIALLKQKFPKQISILTQNVDDLLERAGCEDVVHLHGFLPELRCLECESIFNIGYESSDDKICPKCQSKNIRHNIVMFEEMAPNYKILYEKLQNCDLFVCIGTSGQVLPVGEYARVCKQSILNNLDEDKHLENNFTKVYIEDVCTAIDKIKIEIENFLEVKC from the coding sequence ATGAAACAAGTGATGATTTTAAGTGGAGCAGGTTTATCTGCTCCAAGTGGTATAAAAACTTTTAGAGCTAGTGGTGGATTATGGGAAGAGCATGATGTAATGGAGGTTTGCTCTGCAACTGGGTTTAGAAAAAATCCTAAAAAAGTTTTGGAATTTTATAACAAAAGAAGAAAAGAACTAGCTAATGTTAAGCCAAATCACGCACATAACATCATCGCTTTGTTAAAACAAAAATTTCCAAAACAAATTAGCATTTTAACGCAAAATGTAGATGATTTATTAGAGCGTGCAGGGTGCGAAGATGTAGTGCATTTGCATGGTTTTTTACCCGAACTTAGATGTTTAGAGTGTGAAAGCATTTTTAACATAGGTTATGAAAGTAGCGATGATAAAATTTGTCCTAAATGTCAAAGTAAAAATATAAGACATAATATCGTGATGTTTGAAGAAATGGCACCAAATTATAAAATTTTATATGAAAAATTGCAAAATTGTGATTTATTTGTATGTATAGGTACAAGCGGACAGGTTTTACCTGTGGGAGAGTATGCAAGAGTGTGCAAACAAAGTATATTAAACAATCTTGATGAGGATAAACATCTAGAAAATAATTTTACTAAAGTTTATATAGAAGATGTTTGCACGGCCATTGATAAAATTAAAATCGAGATAGAAAATTTCTTGGAAGTAAAATGTTAG
- the thiF gene encoding thiamine biosynthesis protein ThiF, with product MMKIKFNGSIVDTHFKNTLEFFQSVSKNENDVWIVNGFATKENMNLKEEDELFCIEKNTLPPYEALDAMMRARHTPKLHDKLKKASVAICGLGGLGSHIGINLARSGVGRLHLIDFDVVEPSNLNRQAYMVEDLGKFKAEALKDQIAKINPFIEVFAQVLKIEKENIAEFFTNDDIVCEAFDSAKYKAILAQNFHQFYPEKALVCASGLAGYGDSNSIQTRKIAKNFYVCGDLQNEAKVGNGLMAPRVNICAGHQANLVLELLASE from the coding sequence TTGATGAAAATTAAATTTAATGGCAGTATAGTAGACACGCATTTTAAAAATACTTTAGAATTTTTCCAAAGTGTGAGTAAAAATGAAAACGATGTATGGATAGTCAATGGTTTTGCGACAAAAGAGAATATGAACTTAAAAGAAGAAGATGAGCTTTTTTGTATAGAGAAAAATACTTTACCTCCTTATGAAGCTCTTGATGCGATGATGAGAGCAAGACATACTCCAAAGCTTCATGATAAGCTTAAAAAAGCAAGTGTGGCTATTTGCGGGCTTGGTGGACTTGGATCACATATTGGGATAAATTTGGCAAGAAGTGGGGTCGGTAGACTTCATTTGATTGATTTTGATGTAGTTGAGCCAAGCAATCTTAACCGCCAAGCTTATATGGTAGAAGATTTAGGTAAATTTAAGGCTGAAGCTTTAAAAGATCAAATCGCTAAAATCAATCCTTTTATCGAAGTTTTTGCACAAGTTTTAAAAATAGAAAAAGAAAACATTGCAGAGTTTTTTACTAACGATGATATTGTCTGTGAAGCCTTTGATAGTGCAAAATACAAAGCCATCTTAGCACAAAATTTTCATCAGTTTTACCCTGAAAAAGCCTTAGTGTGTGCTTCTGGTTTAGCAGGATATGGCGATAGCAACAGCATACAAACAAGAAAAATTGCAAAAAACTTTTATGTTTGTGGTGATTTGCAAAATGAAGCAAAAGTAGGTAATGGGCTTATGGCTCCGCGTGTAAATATTTGCGCAGGACATCAAGCAAATTTAGTTTTAGAGCTTTTAGCGAGTGAATAA
- the dapE gene encoding succinyl-diaminopimelate desuccinylase, whose translation MQVVEIFKELSKFKSITPDDDGALNYIAVELSDFEAFFIEKEGVKNLLLTKKFSEDGEHLAFGGHVDVVPAGEGWSSDPFVPLEKDGFIYARGAQDMKSGVAAFMCAVKEVENFKGRISLILTSDEEGEAKFGTLEVLKFMQEKDMLPDFAVVAEPTCDKKMGDSIKIGRRGSINGKLLIKGKQGHVAYPQKCINPVHNFASALKFLAGFDLDPGDEVFTPSKIVITDIRGGMEVCNVTPNDLKLMFNVRNSPQTSLEDVKAYVEKTCEGLDYELCLDQSSKPFLTQSDSKIVQKLNESVQKITQVVPELNTKGGTSDARYFAEFGVKVVEFGVCNDRIHAIDERVSVEELEKLYLVFKDLLENFN comes from the coding sequence ATGCAAGTAGTTGAAATTTTTAAAGAACTTAGTAAATTTAAATCCATCACTCCAGATGATGATGGTGCATTAAACTATATCGCAGTGGAGTTGAGTGATTTTGAAGCTTTTTTTATAGAAAAAGAAGGTGTGAAAAATCTTTTATTGACTAAAAAATTTAGCGAAGATGGCGAGCATTTGGCTTTTGGTGGGCATGTAGATGTGGTACCTGCAGGTGAAGGTTGGAGTAGTGATCCTTTTGTACCTTTAGAAAAAGATGGGTTTATTTATGCAAGAGGTGCGCAAGATATGAAAAGTGGTGTGGCTGCTTTTATGTGCGCAGTTAAGGAAGTAGAAAATTTCAAAGGAAGAATTTCATTAATTTTGACAAGTGATGAGGAAGGCGAGGCTAAATTTGGTACGCTTGAAGTGCTTAAATTTATGCAAGAAAAAGATATGCTACCTGATTTTGCTGTGGTTGCTGAACCAACTTGTGATAAAAAAATGGGAGATAGTATTAAAATAGGGCGTCGTGGTTCTATCAATGGAAAATTGCTTATCAAGGGCAAGCAAGGTCACGTAGCATACCCGCAAAAATGTATCAATCCGGTGCATAATTTTGCTTCTGCTTTGAAATTCTTAGCAGGATTTGACCTTGATCCAGGTGATGAGGTATTTACACCATCTAAAATTGTTATCACTGATATACGCGGTGGTATGGAAGTGTGCAATGTCACCCCAAATGATTTAAAATTGATGTTTAATGTAAGAAATTCTCCACAAACTAGCTTGGAAGATGTAAAAGCCTATGTAGAAAAGACTTGTGAAGGACTTGATTATGAGTTATGTTTGGATCAAAGCTCAAAACCTTTCTTAACTCAAAGTGATTCTAAAATCGTACAAAAACTAAATGAAAGTGTACAAAAAATCACTCAAGTTGTGCCAGAACTTAACACCAAAGGTGGCACAAGCGATGCTAGATATTTTGCTGAGTTTGGTGTGAAGGTAGTGGAATTTGGTGTGTGTAATGATAGAATTCATGCCATTGATGAGAGAGTGAGTGTAGAAGAGCTTGAAAAATTGTATTTAGTTTTTAAAGATTTATTAGAGAATTTCAACTAG
- the thiS gene encoding sulfur carrier protein ThiS, protein MIINGQKLELKELKFMDYVQEKRLKIELIALELNGEIIPRDQFENLILKENDKAEIVTFVGGG, encoded by the coding sequence ATGATTATCAATGGACAAAAGCTTGAATTAAAAGAGCTTAAATTTATGGACTATGTTCAAGAAAAGCGATTAAAGATAGAATTGATTGCCTTGGAATTAAACGGAGAAATTATCCCAAGGGATCAATTTGAAAATTTAATTTTGAAAGAAAATGATAAAGCAGAAATTGTTACTTTTGTAGGTGGTGGTTGA